Within the Meles meles unplaced genomic scaffold, mMelMel3.1 paternal haplotype, whole genome shotgun sequence genome, the region ACGATTTCATGTAACCAGTTCTGGCAAGGACTGCAGTGTTTTGGATGCAGGTTACTTCTTTCAAAACCATAATGGTTTTAACAATTTTCACTTAAATCTCTCTAAAACAGACCCCTTGCTTTGCTTTTTTGCTGGGTATTTTCTAACGTTCTTTGATGATTAAAGGTTAACGTAAACATTTATTTGTGAACAGTATTATCACAGCTGTAGGATGGCTGAGTGGTACACACTGTGGGCTTCGGTATCAGACAAGCCTGCTGTGTTCCCTCGGCTAGTGCTggtgacctctttttttttttttgccaattcaCTTGCACTTCTCCTACAGACTAAAGTCAAAGGGTTGGGGGAAATGCTCAGTAGACGTTATCAGATACCCAAGGTAGCCGCAAGTTCAGCCTCAGGACTGGGTACTGCTGTCTGCAGTCTGAGCAGAGTGTTAAGCTCCCTAAGGTGAACACGAATGCTCAGTGTCGTGTTTCCCAGTGTTTATGTGGACGCTTTACATAAAGATCACCtaggctgtttttaaaaatacagacgtTCAAGTTCCTGTAACAGATTTACTCAGTCAGATCCCCATAGATGCAATCTGGAAAGCCgcatttcaaaaataattccaGGTGATTCTTATGCATGTTAAAGTTGGAGAACCACTGGCTTAGCCCATAGAAAGCATAAGAAGAAATGCTCTTTAATGATTTGAAGTTGAATTACAATTTTGAGACTATCCTATTCATACCTCACATTTCTGGCCAAATGCTAAAGTAGGAATTTCCATTAAATTACATCACTGATTAGAACTGAACTCCAGCCACCCAAAAGCATCATTAACATTCAGTGGTAAAGAGTTAGCATGAAGAAAACAGTAGCATGAACGAGGAAAGAGGAAACATAGAGGGAATTTAAAAAGCAGCGGCTAAATTTAATATTAGGACTAATTTAAGGTAACGGTTTTCAAACTATGCTCCAGGGAACTCCAAGGTTCTACAGAGAACATTCCAAGGCATTCAGGGTccagtaaacattaaaaaatttctttaaaagtgaACATTTTTTGTGTTCAGCATTGCAGCTGGGATGAAAAAGGTTGAACGAAGATGAAAAAGGTtcctctgcttaaaaaaaaaatttttttttttttggaaaccatcatttaagagagaaaaacccTCTAAAAGCCTGAGATACAGCAGAAccattttagatttctttttttttttttttaaagattttatttatttatttgacagagagaaatcacaagagaggcaggcagagagagaggaagggaagcaggctctccgctgagcagagagcccgacgtgggactcgatcccaggaccctgagatcatgacttgagccgaaggcagaggcttaacccactgagccacccaggcgccccattttagATTTCTAAATCAACATGACCATATATAATGAACTTTGCTCACACCAAACGACTGATTTCTGGCCTGACACACGCATGCACCATACATCTGTTTTGTGAATGAGGAGCCTACAGGAAAATCACATTGTCCTTAAAATAATGATCACTGCCCCTACTCCCTGCATTCCTTTACAAAAAAACTTGTGATTCCTGCCTGTATGCTAATCTAGAAATCTTTTGAGCTTttacaaaatgtaaaaagtaaataatccTATAAAAACTGTTCATCCTCCAGAGCACTTTCTTCCCTGTGAAGAGCATGTtcccaggagcgcctgggtggctcagtgggttaaagcctctgccttcggctcaggtcatgatcccagggtcctgggatcgagccccacatcgggctctctgctcagcagggagcctgcttccacctctctctgcctgcctctctgcctacttgtgatctctctgtcaaataaatacgtaaaatccttaaaaaacaacaacaaacaaataaacaaaggccACGTTTCCTGGGTCCTGACTTGGGCTCTAATAAAACTCTTTCCTACTTTCAGAGATTCTGTAAGTTTTGTTCACTTTGGATTGACAGTATTAAACAGAGGAATGAACAGAGGGGTTGACTTTATTTCTACTCTTCACTGTCAAATGGCCAAAGACTACCTACTTGTGCCATGTACTGTTATAAAATCATGAACAATATTGAATCCCATAATGTAGTATATTTGTTGCCTTTTAAAGGTTTACCATTGGAGGTCATGTGGGGTATCACATTGGGCAAACGATGGTCACTCATTAAAGCAGTCTGCTTGccaacattttttattcttttaagtatCATTATTTTGAAAGCTTTAGCATTTTACTCTGTCATAAAAAGTGTGTTCTAGAGTAACACACCTTTTTGttacatcatttttctttttctttttaaacattttatctgaGAGCGAGCAAGCGCACActtgcacaagcagggggagcggcagggagagggaggcgcaggctccccagcgagcagggagcctgatgcggggcttgatctcaggactctggttatcctgacctgagccaaaggcagacactgaactgactgagccacccaggtgcccctcattttttttttttttaacttaatctcAAACCGGAGGGATGGGCGTGTAAACATTTCTCAGCGCACATGCTGTACATTCGGTTGGAAAACATGAAGAGCAATGAAATTCACAAAACAGCCACAAGAAcgcaagaggaaaaaagaaaatccagaaaaaaagactaatgagAATCTAGGAAAATGTTTAGTATCTAAAACTTTATTCAAAAGGGCACTGAAGGgtgaatttctgattttttaagcATTCCCCTCTTTCTATATTAGAATAACTGAAAAGACAGGAAGGTTTTTATTAGACCCTAAGGAACTAAACTCAAGCCTGGCTATCTCTTCAATTTTACGAAGATTTTCTTTGTGTTCaccttaaattttaaaagcagatcaACAGGACTGCATCATACATACTGAGCCTTTACAAACAAAAGGACAGATGCTGACTCTTCAGACTCACATCAAACGGCTGGTGAACTCCCTTGGCAACAGCCTGGTACAGAGAGCTGGTGGGATTGCTGCCCCTCTTGACATGTGGCCCGGCACCAAGAACATACTGGAGAACACTAAATGCATTTGCTTCCGCACTTCCTGTGGCAGCACTTTCGGCTACAAGAGCAGCATGAACAAGACTGTCTCCATTCTGCTCTCGGATTTCACCTGGTGCCACggaaggagagagtgaggaagaaagaGGTTTGGTCACCATTGGCTTTATTCTTCTGTATTCTCTACGACACAGTATTAACCCAGTAAGATTACGGTTTTCTGTGGCCTGGTGCTCCCAGCATACCGTCTTGCTCTCCCCACGACACATACACAAACATGTTTAATACACAACACCGGAGCAATCTAATCCCTTCCTTCCACACGGAGTCTGTTTGGTGGTAAGTAATCAGGCCTGTCCTACTCCAATACACTACTGTGCTGGGACACGTCCTTCTGATAAATCGGCCCTAACAACAAAATGCTTACCTCCACGGTATCTGGCCTTCGCACCAGGTAAACCAAGCCCACCCCTCCTGTTGAGAAACTGTTCTGCAACTTGCTTTAGGACACGGTGACTCACACCTATTtcaatagaaacaaaacagagctagaaccatactttttaaaatacaaattgtaaaacatgttttaaaaataatatgtggtTATACAATTCAAGTCATTCAAGTAAAGAAAACAAGAGTCCCCCCCAGCCATGCTTCTCTCCCAGAGATTCCCTTTATAGTTCACTAATACACACTCATCTAGAACTTTTTTCGATACTTGTATTAGTATCatcctcattttcttatttttaaaatgctgttattttatttatattgtttctaaCTTGTCTTTCATAATTTATATCTGAGTGTTTTAGAGCAAACATTTAATGGCTATAAAGAATTCCGTtacacgggggcgcctgggtggctcagtgggttgagccgctgccttcggctcgggtcgtgatctcagggtcctgggatcgagtcccgaatcgggctctccgctcggcggcgagcctgcttctctctctctctctctctctgcctgtctctctgtctacttatggtctctctctgtcaaataaataaataaataaataaaaatcttaaaaaaaaaaaaaaaaaaagaattccgtTACACGGATGTACTATCATTTACTTAATCAGTCCCTTCTTGATGGATATTAGCATGTTTCCAATCATTGGCTATTAAAACAATACTGCACTGTGCAtcaaagaacacttttttttgctaaacttaaaaatcaattaacatagtgtattattagttccagaagTAGTTGAGTGATTCATGAGTTAcacgtaacacccagtgctcatcacatcatgtgccctcctgaaggccaccacccagttaccccatcctcctctccacttcccctccagcaaccctccctttgtttcctacagttaaagagtctcttgtggcttgtctccctctctgattttgtcttttcgttttccttcccttcccctatgttcatctgttttgtttcttaaattccacctatgagtgaaatcatttgataattgcctttttctgacggacttatttcacttagcataataccctctcgttTCACCCacattgtggcaaatggcaagatttcattctttttgatgactgagtagtatcCACTATATGTAATATACACCACATCAAAGAACACTTTCAAGAGTGAAATGGACctacagactgggaaaaaaatgattgTAAATAATCTATCTGATGAGGATTTAGTATCCAAAGTACATaaaaaactcttacaactcaaaaataataaaaaaccaacccaattgaaaaatgggcaaaggacgtgaacagacatttctccaaagaagatatacaaatgcccAAAAAGcacgaaaagatgttcaatgttaTTAGTTCTTAGGGAGACACAAAGggaatgaggtaccacctcacagaCGCTAGGATGGCCATCaccaaaaagacagataatagtAAGTGCTGGTGATGAAGTGGAGATACTAGAACCCTTGTGCGTCTGGGGGGATGTCAAATGCTTCAACTGCATCAGACAACAGTTACCACAGGTCCTGGCAATTTTACTTATGATATACCCTGAAGAAGGAACAGGTTAGAACAGGTGGTTCTAACTAAAACTTATATGTGACTGcttttatttacaacagccaaaagttgaaaacaactcaaatgcccaagtgatgaacagatgaacaaaaagtgATCATGGAGTATTTTAGCCAGAAAAGGGAATGGAACACTGGCACGTGCTACAGTATGGATGGACTCTGAAAagatgccaagtgaaagaagtcagttatAAAAGGCCGTATACTGCcgaattccacttatatgaaatgttgGGAGAGTCACCTCTacagagacaggaaggagatTGGTTGCCAGGGGCAAGGAGGAGGTGCAATAAGGAGTGACTGTAATGAATACAGGGTTTTTGGGAgggctgatgaaaatgttctaaaattagatagtgGTAATAGTTATAACACCCTCTGAATAGAATAAACCTCATGGAACCGTATACTTTTAAAAGGTGGGTTTTATGGTATTTGAATTGTACCTCAATTATGTGgttatttacaaaacaaatgaaccaaaaaaCAATACTGCAAAAAATATCTTggtgaaattattttctaaaccTGACCAACTGTTTCTGTAAGATAAATCCTTAAAGATAAAATCGCTGGGTCTAAATgtatcaatatataaaatttgaatatacTTAAAGAGAACGCCAAAATATACGACtttctattcccaccaacaattttTGGGAATGCCTAATTTCTCCAACCCTGGTTAATACTGGGCAGTGtcaatcttttaatttttgctaaTCTCATGGgttaaaattttaactattaggcaaggctatcttttttttttttaagatttttatttatttatttgacagacagatcacaagtaggcagagaggcaggcagagagagaggaagggaagcaggcctcccgctgagcagagagcccaatgcggggctcgatcccaggaccctgggatcatgacttgagctgaaggcagaggctttaaccactgagccacccaggtgccccaaggctaaCTTTTCTAATAACTGgctacacacatatacacacacatttcccCCATGAATTGTTTGTTCGTgcccttcacctattttgaattacattatatttctttaaaacaaaaaacttgtaaaACCACTTTGCTTAGAGAAATTTGCCCTTTATCATAGATTTTTCAAATACTGTAATAAACTCAAAGCCAGTAGTTTACATAGTTAAATGTTGGATTCTGCTTACTAAAACAAACAACTTACCAGTTAAGATCCTATCACACAGTGCCCGTCTGACATCCACAGAGGACTGAGTTATTAAATATGGTTCAATCCTGTGCTCACATAACTACAGCTTAAAAAGACTACTCTTAAAGAAACAGACTGACATGCAAGCAATTCCCAACTTACCAAGTCCAATCAAAGCCATTCTCGCACTTGTGAAATGGTTCTGGACAAAGTAAGGCACCTGAGAAAATTAAGAACATTCTGTGAGGTTATGTTGGTATAGATACAAAAAgctgtaaaaaattaaaactgcgGAGCAACAGAAAATACTCAGGCTTAAAAGCTACTGTAGTGAGCTACAGACTATCTAGTGCTGAAttatactgcttttattttttaaactattgattAAAAGAACGAAACTTAACGTGGTAATGGTTACATGACGGTGAATACAGTGAAAACTACTGAACTGtgtgctgtacttttttttttttaaagattttctttattttacagagagagcgagagagagagcgagcaagtgtgAGCATGCCCATGagttgggaaagggagagagagaatctcaagagggGTCCAtatccagtgtggagcctgacatggggctcgatcttatgaccctgagatcatgacttgagctgaaaccaagagtcagacacttaaccgactgagccacccagatgcccctgaattatacactttatgTAGGTGAACTGTATGacatgtgaattgtatctcagtaaagctgtactggggaaaaaaaaaaaaaaaaaaaaaaaaaaaaaaaaaaaagattaaaacatgacctgaagaggggcacctgggtggctcaatggtttaagcctctgccttcggctcaggtcatgatcccagggtcctgggatcgagtcccgcgtcgggctctctgcttggcagggagcctgcttccttctctctctctctgcctgcctctctgcctacttgtgatctctgcctgtcaaatgaataaataaaaaaaaaaatctaagaaaaaaaaaaaaaaaaaccaaaaaaaaaaaacatgacctGAAGAGGCACCAggctgtctcagtgggttaagcctctgccttctgctcaggtcatgatcttaaggtcctgggattgggcccggcatccggctctctactcagcagggagcctgcatccccctcattccctgcctgcctctctgcccacttgtgatctctatctttgtcaaataaataaataaaattgtaaaaaacaaacaaacaataggcCTGAAAAAAATTAGAGCACATACTGGcctgaatttgaaaaaaatgagactAAGCTTATGACTTTTATTATGTGATTTTAGCAGACGTGTAGCAGATTTCTTTTGTCTTATATggattattaaaaacaaagtactatgaacatttaaaaaaaattattaacattttatagtgGGCTTAAAACCTATCCTCAACAGGAGGACTATTGCTCCCAAGGAGTGAAAATTGGCCCTCGGGggcaagaaaaacattttactccttttatttataaaacaaatatatatacatgtacatatgcaGAGACAGTGTCTCTGACATTAAAAATTCACTCTGAGCCAGAGTAGAAATAATCGGCTGAAAAGGTTCCTAGGGAATGGGTCATAATGTTGAGAATCGTTAGGCTAAGGTAATGTGACTGAATCAAGTTACCAGAATGTGTGCCCTAAAGCGAATGGTGCCCACATCTCTTGAGTCAGCGTGGAATCCCATTTTTCCCCTACTGAATGCTGCCATCACTCAAAGAATTCTAGTACCAATTTCTTTAGAATTTCCTTTAGACCAAAGACatgtttaaaaaatgctaataacTTTGAGGTAACCACGGTTAATACCTTAGTATCTTTCCAGGatggatacacacacaccttACTTTCTAAAAATCGAGACTCTGTGGTATATCCTGTTCCTAAATTATGTTTTCTATCCTGGAAATATGCACTGCAAGATATTTAGCAGCATTTCTGGACTCTAGCGGCCAGCTGCACTCCCTCACAGGTTGTTCCAACCAAAAATGTACTCAGATATTGCCAACTGTCCCCTGGGGAAACGGGCCCAGCTGAGATTCTTAAAAGTGCTCCTCACCTCCCCTCTTGGGAACCATCGCTCCACTGTGGTAGCACCCTGACATCTGAGGAGTTTGCCGCAAGGAACAACTATGTTTCGCTTGGGCTTGGTGGAGTCGTTTAAGCAGCTCCTGAGGGCCGGCCAAGAGGCCCTCCCAGACTTCTCTAACAAGACTTCAAGAAAAACACGTAATCCTGGCAGGACACCATAATAAAGTTCTAGAATAGTGACAAGCACTATACAGGCATTAGCTCAtttcttccttaagattttactCATAAGCCCCCTTAACGGTCACGGAAACCGATGTTCCATGATACACTAAGCAGCAGAGCCAGAGCTGACAGGGCGAGGGTGGAGGGCTAGGTCTACGCCGGCCCCTGGCCCCCAGAGCTCACGGTTTCCACCTCCGGCACGCAAGTGCAGCAGTGACCTTCAGAGGTTTCGCCACCGACTCGCTTCACCGCCGCTCTCAAGCCCTTTCCCTATTCTCTTCAGGTTTTCCGGCGTTAGGTCTCTTTTGCTCGTAGCACGACCCGGGCCTCCAATGCCCGACCCACCCGGCTTGCAGACCACTTGGCCCGCAGAGTCCGTCTGTCTGAAGGGCCGACGGAAGCTCAAGGCCCCGGAGCTCCAAACCAAGCACCTCCGGTCCGTATCACCTTGTTGAGAAACGGCTCCCCAACCTTGCCCTGTGCCCGCCGGCTGCCCGGGTCCGCTTCGTAGCTTCTCGGCTCAAGCTCGCTCTAATCCACGGTCACGGCCGGCTGGAAGGAAAGCAAGACGGTGGCCGACGAGTGGCGTTTCCCAGCTCCCCCCGCGCGCTCTTTCCCACGCCGGCGCCGGGAAGAGGACTCTCTAGGCGGACCGCGCTCTACTGCTCCCTGGAGGAGGTCGGGCCAGTCCAATTCCTCCAAGACGCAGTATAGGCCGACACAACGTTCTGTACGGAAATACTCAGAAGATTACTTATTTTGCCACTTTTTGAATTCTCGTCCTGGCGCGGATATCCTGTATCCTGCACTCTGTAATCCTGCTCTACGTCTAGGTCAGCCCatcacaccccccaccccgccactttGGAGTCTCCCGACCGGATTGTCCCATGACACAGCCCCTTTGCCCCAGACTCCGCCTCAATCCGGCCCCTGAGCCCTGGCACCTGCCGCTCCCCGCAAGTCTGTAGAGGAGACTGGGCCCTGTAGAGAAGAGTCTCCGTATCTGTTTGCCTTTCTGAAGAGACCTGGATTTCGAAGCCGGGCATGACTGCTTCTTGCGTGCTGAAGTCCTCACTAGATCATTAGCCTAATGAGGGTAGAGACCTTGACCAATGAACTCGCTGCTCTGACTCCCGGCACCCGCGGGAGACACACATGGATGAATCCTGAAGTCCCGGTAGTCCTCCCCGCTAAGGTCTCTGCTCTCGTGAAATGCATATTCTAGGCTGGGGCTACGTAGGAGACAAAAACCTAACTATAATTGTCATATGAGAAAAAAGGTTTTGAAGAGTAGGGGGTGTGTGCGGGGGGTAACTTCTGAGCTGAAACCTGCCTATGGGGAGTCATGTCACTATCCGGAGGaggaaagttcattttttccatgAGTATTAACTGTGAATTCGCCTTGTGTCAGACACAAGATTAAGGCGTGGTCTTTGTCCTTCAGGAACTTACAGTCTCTGCGACTGCAGCAAGGTTGGGAAACCAACAGCATCAATACCATTTGGagtcagaaatgcagaatctccatACTGAGTCGAAATCTGCATTGTACAAGATTCATGGGCACATTAAAATTTCCGGAGCGCTGGTGATGCTGCAGACATTTACAAGGCATAGACAAACTTATGTCTAGCTCCTTGGCCTGTGGCTGATTTACTTCACTCCTACAACTGTCTAACAGGATTCCGGGTGACATCTAAGACCCGACCTGGCCATTGAGAATCTGGTGCAAATCCAGTTTCTGTGCCTTCAGGGGGCACCCGTCTCAGTCCATACgacacaggagagtgacccaaagTGTGGCAGACTTAACACGAATGGTGCATGAGAAGCTTTTAAGTTGTTCATAAATGAACACTATTCCATGTCAACAGTTGTTCTCTGATTTTGAATAGTATGGCAAGCAATGCTGGTAATGAGTTACCTCTTTAAGTACACTGGCAAAAAGAGTAAAAGTAGGTTTAAACAACATTGAGTAAACGATAGGTGATAGATATGGCACAAATCATGAAGGTGTTATACCAATGAGAGAGGCTGGGGAAACACCGCTCTGATCAAGTCGCCCACCTGCTCAAAATTTTTCAATGATTCCCCGTGTTTTTCAGGATAAAGTTCAAATTCATTGACATGGGACATAAACCTCTGTTTCCAGTACTTTTTAAGCATTACCCCCGAATTAGTTGTACCCCTGTGAGTCCAGTCATTGGAACTACATCCAACAGTTCAGCGTAGATgggatacacaaacacacaccgcTATTTAGAAGGTTCCCTAATTCTTCAATTATACCACCACTC harbors:
- the LOC123936227 gene encoding cytochrome b-c1 complex subunit 2, mitochondrial-like isoform X2 yields the protein MALIGLGVSHRVLKQVAEQFLNRRGGLGLPGAKARYRGGEIREQNGDSLVHAALVAESAATGSAEANAFSVLQYVLGAGPHVKRGSNPTSSLYQAVAKGVHQPFDVSPFNASYSDSGLFGIYPISQAAASGDRFYSLTVAPKVTAAAAPAGVPSQPQDLEVRPTEWLTGTHTRPVCLCLPNYQTA
- the LOC123936227 gene encoding cytochrome b-c1 complex subunit 2, mitochondrial-like isoform X4, which gives rise to MALIGLGVSHRVLKQVAEQFLNRRGGLGLPGAKARYRGGEIREQNGDSLVHAALVAESAATGSAEANAFSVLQYVLGAGPHVKRGSNPTSSLYQAVAKGVHQPFDVSPFNASYSDSGLFGIYPISQAAASGDRSI
- the LOC123936227 gene encoding cytochrome b-c1 complex subunit 2, mitochondrial-like isoform X3 produces the protein MALIGLGVSHRVLKQVAEQFLNRRGGLGLPGAKARYRGGEIREQNGDSLVHAALVAESAATGSAEANAFSVLQYVLGAGPHVKRGSNPTSSLYQAVAKGVHQPFDVSPFNASYSDSGLFGIYPISQAAASGDFTKLPNGLVMASLENYTPASRKVCSLKPAADLRTPAT
- the LOC123936227 gene encoding cytochrome b-c1 complex subunit 2, mitochondrial-like isoform X1 gives rise to the protein MALIGLGVSHRVLKQVAEQFLNRRGGLGLPGAKARYRGGEIREQNGDSLVHAALVAESAATGSAEANAFSVLQYVLGAGPHVKRGSNPTSSLYQAVAKGVHQPFDVSPFNASYSDSGLFGIYPISQAAASGDRFYSLTVAPKVTAAAAPAGVPSQPQDLEFTKLPNGLVMASLENYTPASRKVCSLKPAADLRTPAT